TCTGAATATATAATTTTATTCAATTTTACAAGGTTTTCATTTGGAGCAAATTCTCCAGTTAAAGTTAAAGTTTTTAACACTGATCTTCCTAATGCCATTAGAAAGGCTGCTGGAACACCTTTTCCACTTACGTCAGCAATTGTTATAGAGAAAACGTGGTCATTTAATATTGTATAGTCATAGTAGTCTCCACCTATCTCTTTTGCTGGTTCAAAATATTGAGCAATTTCCAATCCAAATATCTCATCTACATCTGCAGGAAGTATTTTCTTTTGAATTCTTGCAGCAACGTCAAGTTCGTTGGAAATTCTTTCTTTTACAAGCAATTCTGAATAAATTTGAGCATTGTTTATGGCTATTGAAACCTGTATAACAAGTGCCGATATAGTCTCCTCATCCAGGTCTATAAGCTTATTCTTATCCTCTATTACATAGATTACCCCTAGCTCTTTTCCTTTTACTACAAGAGGTGAAATAACTACTACCTCATCATCTGCCAGGACAAATCTTTTTGAAAGTTTATCGTATATTTCTTGATAATCCTTTTTAGTAAAATTTTCAACTTCTGGTTCTGTATAATATACTCCCTCTTTAAAGTTGCACTCACCTTTTGTCTTTTTATTAATAAGATTTCCCTCTTCCCATAGATAAAGAGATATCCTTTTAGCACCAGTTAACACAAAATAGGCATCTAATATGATATTAATTATACTATCAAGGTCCAGAACTGATAATACAGCTCTTGAAAGAGAGTTCAAATTAGATAGATTCTCAACTCTTCTCTCTAGAATCTGGTTTGAATATTCAAGTTGTGTAGATTTAGTAACCAGAGAATTATAAGTTATCTCAAGTTCCTTTCTGTATTCTCTAAGTTCTTCAATGGAACTTTCAAGTTCTAAATCCTGCTTAATTACATTTTTTATTGTATCTTCATACTCATCTTTTAAAATTTCAGGAACCACATCAAGTTTCTTTTTATTTCTAATACTGGTGAGCATTGTCATCATTTCCTCTGCTATGTCCTCTTCTCTCTTTTTAAAATAATAGAGTAGAAGTCCCACTACAAGTATAAAAATAAAATAAATCATTTCTCTATCCTCCATTTAGACTCAATATTAACGAAATTCATTTTTTCTCTTGGCCTTTCATTTTCGCTAATACTTGCCTTCTTTAAGTTAACATTTGGTACATGTTTAATTTTAAAATCTAATATATCTTTAAGCTCAAGTCCTTTATAATCACCAAGTTTTGATATTATATCAAGTGGATTTGCAACAGTCTCTACAACTGTTTTTATTTGATAATCTTTTACATTTTCCACTTTTTTTCCATTTATTAACAGAATCTTTCCTGGAATTACTTCATCAGATACAAATCCATCTACAATAACTATTTTAGGCTTTAATTCTGATAACTTTTCTGCATCCAGTCTATTAGTTCTTATATATATAGGGAATCCATAAGAACTTCCAACTTCTAAATTTTTATTATTCAATTCCAAAGCATAATCATTTTCTATAATAAAACATGTATTGGAGAAAAATTTTCTTCTTTGGAATACCTCATCAATTAATCTTCCTTTATCAAGTTCTGTGTAATATTTATTTTTATCATATTCAGATGATTTTTTCAGATAATCCAACCAGTATGCCACCTGTTTATTTAAGTATTTTTGAGTATTTCCAGCATCTTTTGGAAAATCAACTTTTATTTTACTGTCAACTACTTCTTTTTCACTATCTGTTAAAGCATAAGCCTGCTT
The Fusobacterium sp. DD2 DNA segment above includes these coding regions:
- a CDS encoding PP2C family protein-serine/threonine phosphatase: MIYFIFILVVGLLLYYFKKREEDIAEEMMTMLTSIRNKKKLDVVPEILKDEYEDTIKNVIKQDLELESSIEELREYRKELEITYNSLVTKSTQLEYSNQILERRVENLSNLNSLSRAVLSVLDLDSIINIILDAYFVLTGAKRISLYLWEEGNLINKKTKGECNFKEGVYYTEPEVENFTKKDYQEIYDKLSKRFVLADDEVVVISPLVVKGKELGVIYVIEDKNKLIDLDEETISALVIQVSIAINNAQIYSELLVKERISNELDVAARIQKKILPADVDEIFGLEIAQYFEPAKEIGGDYYDYTILNDHVFSITIADVSGKGVPAAFLMALGRSVLKTLTLTGEFAPNENLVKLNKIIYSDITEDMFITMIHSKYDRKTKTLYYSNAGHNPLVVYRAKKDEVELHTVKGVAIGFLEDYKYRQGEIKLDKGDIVVLYTDGITEAENPRKEMFGIERLKEIVYKNKDKNPDELKEVILEGINRFREEYGQTDDLTFVVLKNTI